The following DNA comes from Hyphococcus flavus.
CCGAAGATACCCTGCTCACCGAACTGTGAGAGAATTTCACGATCCTCGGCGTTCAGCGCTTCTTCAATTTTTCGATCGAGATCATCCATCTTCTTCTCCTTTCAACGCAGCGCGCAACTTGCGCCGCGCATGCATCAGGCGAGTTTTAACGGTACCCGCCGGAACCCGGAGCGCCGCGGAGATTTCCGCAACGCTCAAATCTTCAAGATAAAATAATGCTACCGCTGCTCGCTGCTCTCGAGGCAACGCACTAATCGCTTCATGCAAACGCGCATCACTCGAGCGCTCTTCAATCGATGGTGCTTCAGCCGAATTATTTTTATTTTCTTCTGCATACTCGGCCTGCAACTTTCGCTCTCGTTGCCTTCTTCGAACCATGTCCGCCGCACGACGCGAGACGATACGAAAAGCCCAAGCTGGAAACACGCGAACGTCATCCAGCCCGCCCAAGCCTTTGATGATGTCCGCCCAAACTTCTTGAGCGATGTCTCGTGCGGCCTCGCGCTCGCCAATGAGACGATAAGCGTGCGCAAAAAGCTTTGGCTGCCAGCGCTTTGCAAGTCTGCCAAACGCCTCGCGATCACCAGCTCGCGCTGAAGCAGCCAGAAACTCATCAAATATGCGTTCAGCCCGACGGCTCATGGGTTCATCCCGCTTGTTTCTAACGGTATTCATCCCTTAAGTCGGTTCGGGACGAGGTTTGGTTCAATCGTCAGAGGTTTTTTCGTAAACCACTGATAAATAGGAGAAAACAGGAATTATGCCGGCCGAATTCAGCGAACAGGAACTCGAAAGACTGAAATCGGCCGCAGAAATGCTGCGTACGGCGGAAACACGCCTGCCCGTGCTTCGAACGATAAGCTGGGACCGAAAACTCGCGGACGACTTCTTTAAAATGGGCGAGCGCGAACCGCCGAAGCCGGAATATGCGAAAATCGATCCCGACCCTTCGCTCGAACTTGTCTTTCAGGCGCGTGCGCAAATTGATGGCGATAGCGATGCGCATCGTTGGTTGAAGCGCTTCGCGGATACGACTGAGGAAACCGCGATCCTTTTAAGCGTAGCCGGAACACCCATGTTTCACGGCCACTCGCGTGCGTTATATGGCGGACCAACATCGCCGATCGCTGATGGCAAATCGACCGCGTTAGACCTCGCATTAAGGCTCGATCAATTGCTGACGGATTTCGAAGCCCCTGCAAATCGCCTTGAGTCACCAGCAACACTATCCGCACAAGATCTGAAAACGCGGCTCGATGAGCAATTGCCAGAGCACTTCGGCGACAACGCGCCGCGTGTTGATATTACACACAACGTATCCGCCAAAGCGGCAGCCGGTCGTGACTACATCAAACTGAGAGAAGACGCGCAGTTTTCAGACGTCGATGAAACGCAATTATTGCAACACGAGGCGCTGGTTCATATCGCGACGGGCATGAACGGAGCAGCACAGCCGCACTTCCCTGTCCTCGGTGAAGCTTTTCCGGGCAACGCGCGCACGCAGGAAGGTCTAGCTGTCTTTGCGGAGTTTATTTCGGGCTCGCTTGACCCGCGCCGGTTTAAACGGCTCGCGGACCGCGTTATCGCTATCAACATGTCTGCTGAAGGCGCTGATTTCCTCGAACTCTATCGCTTTTTCCGCGAACAAAATGAATCGGATGCGCCATTTGAAGCTTTTGAAAGCGCGCGCCGCGTGGTCAGAGGTGGTCTCGTCAATGGCGGTGGCCCATTCACGAAGGATTCGATTTACTTGCAAGGCTTGCTGGAGGTTCATAATTATTTGCGCGCTGCAATTCGCACGGGCGATGCCGCTTACATTCGGCTGTTGTTCGTTGGCAAAATTGATCTTGAAGACCTGAACGCTATGAAGTTCCTGCGCGATAACGGGTTACTCTCCGAACCGAAATTCCTGCCGCCATGGGCGAAGGATTTGCGTTATCTTTTGTCCTACCTCGCCTATTCGACATTCCTGAACGAAATTGATCTGAAGTCAGTAGCAAAACGTTATGACGCGCTTTTT
Coding sequences within:
- a CDS encoding RNA polymerase sigma factor, yielding MSRRAERIFDEFLAASARAGDREAFGRLAKRWQPKLFAHAYRLIGEREAARDIAQEVWADIIKGLGGLDDVRVFPAWAFRIVSRRAADMVRRRQRERKLQAEYAEENKNNSAEAPSIEERSSDARLHEAISALPREQRAAVALFYLEDLSVAEISAALRVPAGTVKTRLMHARRKLRAALKGEEDG
- a CDS encoding flavohemoglobin expression-modulating QEGLA motif protein, which produces MPAEFSEQELERLKSAAEMLRTAETRLPVLRTISWDRKLADDFFKMGEREPPKPEYAKIDPDPSLELVFQARAQIDGDSDAHRWLKRFADTTEETAILLSVAGTPMFHGHSRALYGGPTSPIADGKSTALDLALRLDQLLTDFEAPANRLESPATLSAQDLKTRLDEQLPEHFGDNAPRVDITHNVSAKAAAGRDYIKLREDAQFSDVDETQLLQHEALVHIATGMNGAAQPHFPVLGEAFPGNARTQEGLAVFAEFISGSLDPRRFKRLADRVIAINMSAEGADFLELYRFFREQNESDAPFEAFESARRVVRGGLVNGGGPFTKDSIYLQGLLEVHNYLRAAIRTGDAAYIRLLFVGKIDLEDLNAMKFLRDNGLLSEPKFLPPWAKDLRYLLSYLAYSTFLNEIDLKSVAKRYDALFTEYLS